In Kytococcus sedentarius DSM 20547, the sequence TGTTCGGCAACACCGAGGAGCTCACCGTGGAGACCGCGGTGCTGTGCTCCACCTGCGACGGCGCCGGCGCCTCGCCGGGCACCGGTACGCGCACCTGCGACGTCTGCCGCGGCCAGGGCCACGTCCAGCAGGTGCAGCGCTCCTTCCTGGGCCAGGTCATGACCACGCGCCCCTGCGGCGCCTGCCAGGCCACCGGCGAGATCATCGAGAACCCCTGCACCGACTGCCGGGGCGACGGCCGGGTGCGGGAGCGCCGCACGCTCAAGGTCAAGGTGCCCGCCGGCGTCGACACCGGCACCCGCATCCAGCTGGCGGGCCAGGGCGAGGTCGGCCCCGGCGGCGGCCCGGCCGGCAGCCTCTACGTCGAGGTCAACGTGCTGGCGGACGACACGTGGACCCGTGAGGGCGACGACCTGCACTGTTCCGTGGAGCTGCCGATGACGGCCGCTGCCCTGGGTACCGAGGCCCAGGTGGAGACCTTCGACGGCACCGAGAAGGTGGACATCCCGGCCGGCACCCAGCACGGCGCCGTGTTCACCCTCCGGGGTCTGGGCGTGGGGCACCTGCGCCGGGACGGCCGCGGCGACCTGCACGTGCATGCCAACGTGGTCACGCCGACCCGCCTGGACGGCCGCCAGAAGGACCTGCTGCGCGAGCTCGCGTCGCTGCGCGGTGAGGAGCAGGCCACCGGCACCGTCACCTCCATGGACCAGCACGGGGGCTTCTTCGGACGCCTGCGGGACGCCTTCTCGGGCCGCTGATGACGCTTCCCCTCTTCGTGGCCGATGGGCCCCTGGCGCCGGTGGGCGGGTCGCTGGTGCTCACCGGTGAAGAGGGACGGCACGCCGCCACCGTCCAACGCATCGCGGTGGGCGAGCAGGTGCTGGTCACCGACGGTGCGGGGGCCGGTGTGCGGGGCGAGGTCCTCGCCACCGCGAAGGACCGGCTCGAGCTGCGCGTCCTGGAGGAGCTCGCCGAGCCGGAGCCCCGCCCGCGGCTGGAGCTCGTGCAGGCCCTGGCCAAGAGCGGCCGCGCTGAGCAGTCGATCGAGACCAGCGTCGAGATCGGGGTCGACCACGTCCTGCCCTGGGAGGCCGAGCGCAGCATCAGCCGGTGGTCCGGCCCCA encodes:
- the dnaJ gene encoding molecular chaperone DnaJ, which translates into the protein MNDYYEILGVSRDATAEDIKRAYRKKARHLHPDVAPGKEDEFKLVGQAYDVLGDADKRMAYDRGADPYGDPTAGFGGAAGGAFTFSDIMDAFFGGQGATAGPRSRQQPGQDALVRLDVPLRTAVFGNTEELTVETAVLCSTCDGAGASPGTGTRTCDVCRGQGHVQQVQRSFLGQVMTTRPCGACQATGEIIENPCTDCRGDGRVRERRTLKVKVPAGVDTGTRIQLAGQGEVGPGGGPAGSLYVEVNVLADDTWTREGDDLHCSVELPMTAAALGTEAQVETFDGTEKVDIPAGTQHGAVFTLRGLGVGHLRRDGRGDLHVHANVVTPTRLDGRQKDLLRELASLRGEEQATGTVTSMDQHGGFFGRLRDAFSGR